A stretch of Apostichopus japonicus isolate 1M-3 chromosome 9, ASM3797524v1, whole genome shotgun sequence DNA encodes these proteins:
- the LOC139973034 gene encoding fibrinogen-like protein 1 yields MKIITLEQRVHFQILFWITGSFLLQLTSAQPENNHETTKQTTDSSIFFYQQPGFPRDCKEVRDQCDLSNSSGIYLIKPETCVEPFEVYCDSSHDAGGWTVIHRRFENGSVEFNRNWESYKNGFGFLSHEFYLGNEKISLLTNQNKYELIFEITTSNGSTFQQSYENFRIGDEFSNYKLVSLERNSGTLFQFSHFVDCQDAYTSGFKDNGIYKIKPNNWPGSAFNVYCNMTDGGGWIVVQRRVDGSVDFYLDWDNYKQGFGNLNSEFWIGNEKLHFLTNAKRQEIRIDLVNRNGAPYFAKFDNFGINNETDNYRLSVIGTYSGTADSRSNPDGYALRYHLARPFSTYDRDNDPWSGNCAINRHGAWWYNECAASNFNGEYFGPRDSYRSIEWETLPGSIYNIQFTEMKIRPFAG; encoded by the exons ATGAAGATTATTACTCTTGAGCAGAGAGTTCATTTCCAAATATTGTTTTGGATAACAGGTTCGTTTTTGTTGCAGTTAACG TCTGCTCAGCCAGAAAACAACCACGAGACCACCAAACAGACTACAG ATTCATCCATTTTCTTCTACCAACAACCCGGGTTCCCCAGAGACTGTAAGGAAGTCCGAGATCAATGTGACTTAAGTAATTCAAGTggaatttatttaattaaaccaGAGACTTGTGTCGAACCTTTCGAAGTATATTGCGACAGTTCTCATGATGCCGGTGGCTGGACG GTCATTCATCGTCGGTTTGAGAATGGATCGGTTGAGTTTAACCGTAACTGGGAGAGTTACAAAAATGGCTTCGGCTTTTTGTCTCACGAATTTTACCTTGGCAATGAGAAAATATCTTTGCTgaccaatcaaaacaaatacgaACTGATATTTGAGATTACAACTTCAAATGGTTCTACATTTCAACAGTCTTACGAGAACTTTCGAATTGGGGATGAGTTTAGCAACTACAAGTTAGTGAGCCTTGAAAGAAACTCTGGAACATTATTCCAATTCTCTC ATTTTGTTGATTGTCAAGACGCATATACCTCTGGCTTTAAAGATAATGGAATCTACAAGATAAAGCCGAACAACTGGCCTGGATCAGCTTTTAATGTTTATTGTAATATGAccgacggaggaggatggatt GTTGTTCAACGTCGCGTTGACGGAAGCGTCGATTTCTACCTCGACTGGGATAACTATAAGCAGGGCTTTGGAAATTTAAATTCCGAATTTTGGATTGGAAATGAAAAGCTGCATTTCTTAACGAATGCAAAAAGACAAGAAATAAGAATTGATTTGGTGAACAGGAATGGAGCTCCATACTTTGCCAAGTTTGACAACTTTGGCATTAATAACGAGACGGACAACTACCGCTTATCAGTAATCGGAACTTACAGCGGAACAGCTG ATTCTAGAAGCAATCCTGATGGTTACGCATTGCGTTATCATCTGGCCCGCCCGTTCAGCACCTACGACCGTGACAACGATCCGTGGAGTGGCAACTGTGCCATTAATCGACACGGAGCTTGGTGGTATAATGAATGTGCAGCTTCTAACTTCAACGGAGAATACTTTGGACCCCGCGACAGTTATCGAAGCATCGAATGGGAGACATTACCAGGAAGCATCTACAATATTCAGTTTACGGAAATGAAGATTCGTCCCTTTGCGGGTTAA
- the LOC139973035 gene encoding uncharacterized protein produces the protein MSKSAMKDLQRQLDALAESLEHEKAKREEKLAEREAPNTVYVLEKERKIRAFSGTEGPSVSSFQEDIQAALKVRRLSDTDAADFILAHLEGAARQEMRHQPSEVTLDPDLILQKLSDTFGDRRTLGSLMREMCNKVQREEETIAEFAFKLMSLADQLKKVPGAPDAEQAIKEQFRDGLLDGVLRREIKKALIQDPDVSFIKLRDWALDMAEEDRDLPRRRVRKPVSAVEAETTQITKALVDLTTAVKSQAEVMEALQIQQSGILSRLDKLEAQNTRPARIPKKDLRCHRCQKIGHLARECRSPAPLSPAVTQHQEN, from the coding sequence ATGTCTAAATCAGCGATGAAGGACCTGCAGCGCCAGCTGGATGCTCTTGCAGAAAGTCTTGAACATGAGAAGGCCAAGAGGGAGGAAAAACTGGCGGAACGAGAGGCTCCGAACACTGTCTATGTGTTAGAGAAGGAGAGGAAGATAAGAGCATTCTCCGGTACAGAGGGACCATCAGTGAGCAGCTTTCAGGAAGACATCCAGGCCGCACTGAAGGTACGAAGGTTATCCGATACCGATGCTGCAGACTTTATATTGGCCCACCTGGAGGGAGCAGCCAGGCAGGAAATGCGACATCAACCGTCAGAAGTGACCTTGGACCCAGACCTGATCCTTCAGAAGTTGTCGGACACATTTGGGGACCGCCGTACCCTTGGCTCCCTAATGAGAGAAATGTGCAACAAAGTCCAACGAGAGGAGGAGACGATTGCAGAGTTTGCATTTAAACTCATGTCCCTAGCAGATCAGCTAAAGAAAGTACCTGGTGCCCCTGATGCAGAACAAGCCATCAAGGAGCAGTTTCGAGATGGGCTGCTTGACGGAGTGTTGCGGCGTGAGATTAAGAAGGCCTTGATACAAGATCCTGACGTGTCTTTTATTAAGTTGAGAGACTGGGCCCTTGATATGGCAGAAGAGGATCGTGACCTTCCCAGAAGACGTGTACGAAAGCCTGTGAGTGCCGTCGAAGCAGAGACCACTCAAATCACCAAAGCCCTGGTCGATTTGACAACAGCTGTAAAAAGCCAGGCTGAGGTGATGGAAGCCCTGCAGATCCAACAGTCAGGCATATTATCACGACTTGACAAGCTGGAGGCACAGAACACCCGACCTGCCCGCATCCCGAAGAAGGATCTGAGGTGCCATCGATGCCAAAAGATAGGTCATTTGGCGAGGGAATGCCGTAGCCCAGCACCTCTGTCACCTGCCGTCACTCAACATCAGGAAAACTAG